Proteins found in one Methanospirillum hungatei JF-1 genomic segment:
- a CDS encoding nucleotidyltransferase domain-containing protein: MDTQAVDEVIDWFCRKLEESGIRVTMIVLFGSYAKNRISQHSDIDLAVITPDFENVHILDRIPMVSEAEWSTVRKFNVPLDLILLTPEEYEQEDSIRMSFVRQGKCMPVHA; encoded by the coding sequence TTGGATACTCAGGCAGTAGATGAGGTAATTGACTGGTTCTGCAGGAAACTTGAAGAGTCTGGGATTAGGGTTACTATGATTGTTCTTTTTGGTTCATATGCTAAAAACAGAATCTCTCAGCATAGTGATATTGATCTGGCAGTCATCACACCCGACTTTGAAAATGTCCATATTCTGGATAGAATACCAATGGTAAGTGAGGCAGAATGGTCTACAGTGAGAAAATTTAATGTCCCACTTGATCTAATTCTCCTCACTCCGGAAGAATATGAACAGGAGGACTCAATCCGGATGTCTTTTGTCAGGCAGGGGAAATGCATGCCGGTTCATGCATAA
- a CDS encoding IS5-like element ISMhu10 family transposase, producing MIKEGEFYLIILKTPIIVDTSDHKWILLKKILGVLETRRCRQEIAKFGIKPANQAYTNLSIVLLSMFFSVEISYAINEIEKRIELQQFLRIDNILTPNGVYRFMSQFSAEQFISMTHGILNAVCPKKRHYFRKTIIIDGTSLSVDINWFRKRIQKSKLVNKPYNWQYSPYKGFYIGLKLTLAIDQNNLLPLAFLVHQNPVADSKIFPLILQELKRRRILNKGDRVLLDRGYYSYKNYVLSLIEYSVIPLILPKKGFSFSKLENYLISPLTWFENKKSYQKVIELSHMKKELKDALENSDELAAQR from the coding sequence ATGATAAAAGAGGGAGAATTCTATTTGATAATTTTGAAAACTCCCATAATAGTAGACACTTCTGATCATAAATGGATTTTGCTGAAGAAAATTCTAGGTGTTTTAGAGACACGTAGATGCCGCCAAGAAATTGCAAAATTTGGGATAAAACCAGCAAATCAGGCTTACACGAATTTATCTATCGTATTGCTGTCAATGTTTTTTTCAGTAGAAATTTCCTATGCAATAAATGAAATTGAAAAAAGAATAGAATTGCAGCAATTTTTACGAATAGATAATATTCTTACTCCTAATGGTGTTTATCGTTTCATGAGTCAATTTTCTGCAGAGCAATTTATTTCAATGACTCATGGTATTTTAAACGCAGTTTGCCCCAAGAAACGACATTATTTTCGAAAAACAATAATCATTGATGGGACATCGCTGTCTGTCGATATAAATTGGTTCAGAAAACGCATTCAAAAATCAAAGTTAGTAAATAAACCCTATAATTGGCAATATTCTCCTTATAAGGGATTTTATATTGGTTTAAAATTAACACTTGCGATCGATCAGAATAATCTTCTTCCATTAGCGTTTCTTGTTCATCAGAATCCAGTCGCTGATTCAAAAATATTCCCGTTAATTCTTCAAGAATTGAAACGGAGGAGAATTTTAAACAAAGGAGATAGAGTGTTACTCGATCGTGGGTACTATTCTTACAAAAATTATGTATTATCATTGATAGAATACAGTGTAATTCCTTTAATTCTTCCGAAAAAAGGATTTTCATTCTCAAAATTAGAGAACTATTTAATTAGCCCCCTAACATGGTTTGAAAACAAAAAAAGTTACCAAAAAGTCATTGAACTCTCCCATATGAAAAAAGAACTAAAGGATGCCCTCGAAAATTCGGATGAACTTGCCGCACAAAGATAA
- the pseC gene encoding UDP-4-amino-4,6-dideoxy-N-acetyl-beta-L-altrosamine transaminase — MTYPLPYGRQWIDDDDITAVIAALKGDWLTQGPLVESFEQKIAEYVGSEYAVAFNSGTSALHGAYYAAGVRTGDEVITSPITFVATANAGVYLGARPVFVDIDKKTWCIDTDKINEAISNRTKVIAPVDFAGYPVDMTSIREIAQDHSCIVVEDAAHALGAIRGDVKVGTEADMTMFSFHPVKHITTGEGGIVTTNNREFAAAMKRFRSHGITKDPELLHKNEGQWYYEMQDLGYNYRITDIQCALGLSQLEKLERFVKRRNEIARMYDEAFRGNEKLVNPPKPPQNSRHAYHLYPVCFTGVDRKKIFMDLREIGIFCQVHYIPVHLQPYYRERFGYHDGDFPVAENFYQSEISLPMFPAMSDEDVERVIVGVQEMFEKRVYADLKLV, encoded by the coding sequence ATGACCTATCCCCTTCCATACGGCAGGCAATGGATCGATGACGACGATATTACCGCTGTTATCGCTGCTTTAAAAGGAGACTGGCTCACCCAGGGCCCCTTGGTTGAGAGCTTTGAACAGAAGATTGCGGAATATGTCGGATCAGAATATGCCGTTGCATTTAATTCCGGGACCTCTGCTCTCCATGGAGCATATTACGCAGCCGGGGTCCGAACCGGAGATGAAGTAATTACCAGTCCCATCACCTTTGTTGCAACCGCAAACGCCGGAGTATACCTGGGTGCCCGTCCGGTGTTTGTAGACATTGATAAGAAGACATGGTGTATTGACACCGATAAAATCAATGAAGCAATATCCAACCGGACGAAGGTTATTGCTCCGGTGGATTTTGCCGGATATCCGGTTGATATGACATCCATTCGGGAGATAGCACAAGACCATTCTTGCATAGTGGTGGAAGATGCAGCCCATGCTCTTGGGGCAATCCGGGGTGATGTGAAAGTTGGTACTGAAGCAGATATGACGATGTTCAGTTTCCATCCGGTCAAACATATCACTACCGGAGAAGGGGGTATTGTTACTACAAATAACCGGGAATTCGCCGCGGCGATGAAACGATTCCGAAGCCACGGGATAACAAAAGATCCAGAATTACTTCACAAAAATGAGGGCCAATGGTACTACGAAATGCAAGACCTAGGATATAATTACCGGATAACTGACATTCAGTGTGCTCTCGGGCTCTCACAACTTGAAAAACTTGAGAGATTTGTTAAGCGCCGGAATGAGATCGCCCGGATGTATGATGAAGCATTCCGGGGGAATGAAAAACTGGTGAACCCTCCAAAACCTCCCCAAAATTCCCGCCATGCCTATCATCTCTATCCGGTCTGTTTCACAGGAGTTGATAGGAAAAAGATCTTCATGGACCTTCGGGAAATAGGGATCTTCTGCCAGGTCCATTATATTCCGGTCCATCTCCAACCATATTACCGTGAGAGATTTGGATATCACGATGGAGATTTTCCAGTTGCAGAGAATTTTTACCAAAGTGAAATATCCCTGCCGATGTTTCCGGCGATGAGTGATGAGGATGTAGAACGGGTTATTGTTGGAGTGCAGGAGATGTTTGAAAAAAGAGTATATGCTGACTTAAAACTTGTTTAA
- a CDS encoding NAD-dependent epimerase/dehydratase family protein has product MSGNNQKNVLVTGAAGFIGTHVVRELQKTQDEYNIVALDDLSGGFIENIPQGVTFIQGSVSDANLITELFTKYKFEYVYHLGAYAAEGLSHFIRRFNYTNNLIGSINLINEAVKVGTKCFVFTSSIAVYGAIEPPMTEEKTPHPEDPYGISKLAVELDLMAAHSMFGLNYVIFRPHNVYGEYQNLSDPYRNVIGIFMKQIFEGQPMTIFGDGEQQRAFSYVGDIIPLIVQSPTIPGALNNVFNVGADKPYTVNELASKVAIALGKPDHPTVHLPPRNEVGIAYSDHSKAKSVFGDSPHTSLDDGLEKMAAWAKTTTIRPLKPFTAIEVGKNMPPSWIKYLDNQ; this is encoded by the coding sequence ATGTCAGGAAATAATCAAAAAAATGTTCTTGTCACAGGTGCTGCCGGGTTTATTGGAACACATGTTGTCAGGGAACTACAAAAAACCCAAGACGAATACAATATTGTTGCATTAGATGATCTTTCCGGGGGGTTTATAGAGAATATCCCCCAAGGAGTCACCTTCATACAGGGCAGTGTATCTGATGCAAATCTGATAACAGAGCTTTTTACAAAATATAAATTTGAATATGTGTATCATTTGGGCGCCTATGCAGCTGAAGGGCTCTCCCATTTTATCCGGAGGTTCAATTATACCAATAACCTCATTGGAAGTATAAATCTTATTAATGAGGCGGTGAAAGTTGGGACAAAATGTTTTGTTTTTACCAGTTCCATCGCGGTATACGGTGCCATTGAACCACCCATGACCGAAGAAAAGACTCCCCATCCGGAAGACCCGTATGGCATCTCAAAACTTGCCGTTGAATTGGACTTAATGGCTGCACATTCGATGTTCGGACTTAATTATGTTATTTTCAGGCCCCATAATGTCTATGGGGAGTATCAGAATCTTTCAGATCCTTACAGGAATGTTATCGGCATTTTTATGAAACAGATATTTGAAGGACAGCCAATGACAATTTTTGGAGATGGAGAGCAACAACGTGCATTCAGCTATGTCGGGGATATCATCCCATTGATTGTTCAATCACCGACAATACCAGGGGCACTTAACAATGTTTTCAATGTTGGTGCAGATAAACCATACACCGTTAATGAGCTGGCTAGTAAAGTAGCCATCGCACTTGGAAAGCCGGATCACCCCACCGTTCATCTCCCGCCGCGAAATGAAGTAGGTATTGCATACAGTGATCATTCTAAAGCAAAGTCAGTCTTTGGAGATTCACCACATACCAGCCTTGATGATGGACTAGAAAAGATGGCAGCATGGGCAAAAACCACAACCATCCGACCACTAAAACCCTTTACTGCAATTGAGGTCGGGAAAAATATGCCACCTTCATGGATAAAATATCTAGATAATCAATGA
- a CDS encoding HEPN domain-containing protein → MTCNSEEWYKQANFDIAAAINMSESSTYPYAVFFCQQAIEKALKGLYIKKFRKQPDKIHSLVAIAVKLDMLIPNSISATIQLLNAASISIRYPPDLEELFKIYSQERVQDIINRTEEVLDWILRQ, encoded by the coding sequence ATGACATGTAATTCTGAAGAATGGTATAAACAGGCGAATTTTGACATTGCAGCTGCAATAAACATGTCGGAATCTTCCACCTATCCATATGCGGTCTTCTTTTGTCAACAAGCCATTGAAAAAGCACTTAAAGGATTGTATATTAAAAAATTCAGAAAACAGCCTGATAAAATACACTCGCTCGTTGCAATTGCAGTCAAGCTGGATATGCTCATTCCAAATTCTATCAGTGCAACAATCCAGTTATTAAATGCCGCATCGATATCAATCCGATATCCTCCTGACCTTGAAGAATTGTTTAAGATATACAGCCAGGAACGTGTACAAGATATTATTAATCGAACTGAGGAGGTGCTTGATTGGATACTCAGGCAGTAG
- the galU gene encoding UTP--glucose-1-phosphate uridylyltransferase GalU produces the protein MSTQSVRKVVIPAAGLGTRFLPMTKAQPKEMLPVVDKPVIQYVVEEAILSGIDDILIITGRNKRSIEDHFDRCPELEIKFNETCMNIFKDTLNDLSQYPEIHYVRQRDQRGLGDAVLLAEKHCNGEPFVVLLGDTITLTPKGQPTCTHQMIAGYEKYGRSIIAVEPVPEYKIKDYGIIDGTLIEENTYQITDIIEKPAVQDAPTNLGAIGCYLFTPDIFDNIRETEKGHGGEVQLTDAIRKLDRPIGLVTNCRRYDIGDKLGWMKAFLELSYLRDEFKDELKDLFRELTKEE, from the coding sequence ATGAGTACACAATCTGTTCGAAAAGTGGTAATCCCGGCAGCGGGGCTTGGTACCCGTTTCCTGCCGATGACGAAAGCGCAGCCAAAGGAGATGCTCCCCGTTGTTGATAAACCGGTCATTCAGTACGTAGTAGAAGAAGCAATTTTGTCAGGAATAGATGATATACTAATAATTACGGGACGAAATAAACGATCGATAGAGGATCATTTTGACAGGTGTCCAGAACTTGAGATAAAGTTCAATGAGACATGTATGAATATTTTTAAAGACACTCTCAATGATCTCTCGCAATATCCGGAGATTCATTATGTCAGACAACGTGATCAGAGGGGTCTTGGTGATGCGGTTCTTCTCGCAGAAAAACATTGCAATGGGGAACCATTCGTGGTTTTGCTCGGAGATACCATAACCCTTACACCAAAGGGGCAACCAACCTGTACCCATCAGATGATTGCGGGATATGAAAAATATGGGAGATCAATTATTGCTGTCGAACCGGTTCCAGAATATAAAATTAAGGATTATGGTATCATTGATGGAACCCTAATTGAAGAAAATACATACCAAATCACGGACATCATTGAAAAACCAGCAGTTCAGGATGCCCCAACAAACCTTGGAGCTATCGGGTGTTACCTGTTCACTCCGGATATCTTTGATAATATTCGGGAGACTGAGAAGGGACATGGAGGAGAGGTTCAGCTAACCGATGCAATCAGAAAACTTGATCGGCCAATAGGTCTTGTTACTAATTGCCGGCGATATGATATTGGTGATAAACTCGGGTGGATGAAGGCATTTTTAGAGTTATCTTACCTACGGGATGAGTTTAAAGATGAATTGAAAGATTTATTCAGGGAATTGACGAAAGAGGAGTAA
- a CDS encoding ABC transporter permease: protein MISSQIDKAEFWTMEISPKSGWLDLNLREIWRYRDLLRFFMHRDFVANYKQAVLGPFWFILNPLLNTIVYTIIFGLIIRVPTDGLPPILFFMSGIIIWNYFSACVLNTSNTFLAHAHIFGKIYFPRLIIPISTVIINLLTFAIQFGVYICFIIYFAFQGVPIHPNIFILLLPLLLIQIAAFGLGTGLIVSSLTTKYRDLAYAMGFGIQLWMYATPIFFPLSLIPEKWQWIFAVNPMTSIVETFRYILLGNGYFQPWILSLGAVTTLITLIIGLVLFNHIEKTVIDTV from the coding sequence ATGATCTCATCTCAAATTGATAAAGCTGAATTCTGGACTATGGAGATTTCTCCAAAAAGTGGGTGGTTGGATTTAAATCTCCGTGAAATATGGAGATACCGCGATTTACTGAGATTTTTTATGCACCGCGATTTTGTTGCAAACTATAAACAGGCGGTACTAGGTCCTTTCTGGTTCATTTTAAACCCTCTTTTAAATACTATCGTCTATACAATCATATTTGGATTAATTATCAGGGTTCCAACAGATGGACTCCCCCCGATTTTGTTCTTTATGTCCGGGATAATCATATGGAACTATTTTTCTGCATGTGTATTGAATACATCCAACACTTTTCTGGCACACGCGCATATTTTTGGGAAAATATATTTTCCACGTTTAATTATTCCTATTTCAACTGTAATTATAAATTTGTTAACTTTTGCAATTCAATTTGGGGTATATATCTGTTTTATAATCTATTTTGCATTTCAGGGTGTCCCTATTCACCCAAATATCTTCATATTGTTACTTCCTCTATTATTGATTCAAATTGCAGCATTTGGTCTTGGAACCGGACTCATCGTTTCTAGTTTAACCACAAAATACCGTGATCTTGCCTATGCAATGGGATTTGGTATTCAACTTTGGATGTATGCAACCCCGATATTTTTTCCGTTGTCTCTTATTCCGGAAAAATGGCAATGGATTTTTGCTGTAAATCCGATGACATCAATAGTTGAGACATTTCGGTATATCCTTCTGGGGAACGGCTATTTTCAACCATGGATTTTGAGCCTTGGGGCAGTTACTACATTAATTACTCTCATTATCGGACTGGTGTTGTTCAACCATATAGAAAAAACCGTAATTGATACGGTATAA
- the pseB gene encoding UDP-N-acetylglucosamine 4,6-dehydratase (inverting) — protein sequence MSFFDNKTILITGGTGSFGNAFTSRLLNNHNPHSIRIYSRGEYLQWKMQQKFSDSRIRFFIGDIRDKARLTRALNDVDIVVHAAALKQVPACEYNPIEAVRTNIDGTTNLIDTSIDNNVDRLIALSTDKAVHPVNLYGATKMVAEKLFIQGNAYSGKKTTRFSCVRYGNVVGSRGSIVPLFKMQKEEGKITITDPRMTRFWLTLDQGAAFVENCTQIMNGGEIFVPKIPSMKITDLAEAIAPGIPHEYIGIRPGEKIHEVLITEDEARHTRDLKEYYIIDPEISFWNGHRKDYSYTLPEGFRYSSETNTEWLDEEGLKQMLAESHP from the coding sequence ATGTCTTTCTTCGACAATAAAACCATACTCATAACCGGCGGAACCGGATCTTTCGGCAACGCGTTCACCTCCCGCCTTCTCAATAACCATAATCCGCATAGTATCCGGATCTACTCGCGTGGAGAATATCTCCAATGGAAGATGCAGCAAAAGTTTTCCGACAGCCGCATCAGGTTTTTCATTGGTGATATCCGAGATAAAGCCCGTCTCACTCGCGCCTTGAATGATGTCGATATCGTGGTTCACGCAGCAGCGCTTAAACAGGTTCCAGCATGTGAGTATAATCCGATTGAAGCCGTGAGAACCAACATCGACGGGACAACAAACCTTATAGATACATCAATTGACAACAATGTCGACCGGCTCATAGCCCTGAGCACTGACAAGGCTGTTCACCCGGTCAATCTCTACGGCGCAACAAAGATGGTAGCGGAGAAACTGTTTATCCAGGGGAATGCATATTCAGGTAAGAAAACAACCCGGTTTTCCTGTGTCAGGTATGGAAATGTGGTTGGAAGCAGAGGAAGCATCGTTCCCTTATTTAAGATGCAAAAAGAAGAGGGAAAGATTACTATAACTGATCCCCGTATGACCAGGTTCTGGCTTACCCTGGACCAGGGTGCAGCCTTTGTTGAAAATTGTACCCAGATTATGAATGGAGGAGAGATATTTGTGCCCAAGATCCCCAGCATGAAGATCACCGACCTTGCAGAGGCTATAGCTCCTGGTATTCCCCATGAGTATATCGGCATCAGACCTGGAGAAAAGATCCATGAAGTTCTTATTACCGAAGATGAAGCCCGCCATACCCGCGATCTTAAAGAATACTATATTATAGATCCGGAGATATCGTTCTGGAACGGGCATAGAAAGGATTATTCTTACACACTCCCTGAAGGGTTCCGGTATTCCAGCGAGACCAATACCGAATGGCTGGATGAAGAGGGATTAAAGCAGATGCTTGCTGAATCCCACCCATAA
- a CDS encoding UDP-glucuronic acid decarboxylase family protein, producing MASHIIEEGIEKIINNTNDLSFDNKRVLITGGSGFLGSWLCDALIRKGAEVICLDNYASGRKENTDHLLGDPSFTRVDHDISIPYIPEKPVDLVMHLASRASPLEFTDYPIQILKSNTIGTMNALGIAKNSGARFLFTSTSEIYGEAQVFPTPETYRGNVNTLGIRGCYDEAKRAGEAFCMAYHRQHHLDVRIVRIFNTYGPRMRSDGLYGRVIPRFLDQAQKNQPITIFGDGSQTRSFCYVTDQVTGLLKLAGYDGIDGSVINIGNPLEMSVLSLAEKIIEITESQSSISYHPLPPDDPSRRFPDISKAAEVLKWKPQISLDYGLRAMIAVS from the coding sequence ATGGCATCTCACATTATTGAAGAGGGTATTGAAAAAATTATTAATAATACCAATGATCTTTCATTTGATAATAAGCGGGTTTTGATAACCGGGGGATCAGGGTTCCTTGGATCATGGCTTTGTGATGCTCTTATAAGGAAGGGTGCGGAGGTTATCTGTCTGGATAATTATGCTTCTGGAAGAAAGGAGAATACCGATCATCTCTTAGGAGATCCATCTTTTACCAGAGTAGACCATGATATTTCTATACCTTATATTCCGGAAAAACCAGTAGATCTGGTTATGCATCTTGCCTCACGTGCATCTCCTCTTGAATTTACCGATTATCCCATCCAGATTTTAAAATCAAATACAATAGGGACGATGAATGCCCTTGGAATTGCAAAAAATTCGGGTGCACGGTTTTTGTTCACCTCAACCAGTGAGATATATGGTGAGGCACAGGTTTTTCCCACTCCTGAAACATACCGTGGCAATGTTAATACCTTAGGAATCCGGGGTTGTTATGACGAGGCAAAACGGGCGGGAGAGGCTTTTTGTATGGCGTATCATCGTCAGCATCATCTGGACGTCCGGATAGTCAGAATCTTCAATACCTATGGCCCACGGATGAGAAGTGACGGGCTATACGGTCGGGTGATACCCCGTTTTTTGGATCAGGCACAGAAAAACCAGCCTATCACCATCTTCGGCGATGGTTCTCAAACCAGGAGTTTCTGTTATGTGACCGACCAAGTAACCGGCCTTTTGAAACTGGCCGGATATGATGGGATAGACGGGTCTGTTATTAATATAGGAAATCCGTTGGAAATGTCGGTTCTTTCACTTGCTGAGAAGATCATTGAGATTACAGAATCACAGTCATCGATCAGTTATCACCCGCTTCCACCAGATGATCCGTCACGGCGGTTTCCGGATATTTCCAAAGCTGCAGAGGTATTGAAATGGAAACCACAGATAAGCTTGGATTATGGCCTTCGGGCGATGATTGCAGTGTCGTAA
- a CDS encoding class I SAM-dependent methyltransferase: protein MLPSKRYEPEFVNLDDNNNSQCIAIKLIGTQKTILEIGTSTGYVSKILKEYDNIIYGVEIDVDAGNIARNYCQMMIIGDVETLELEKFLNKNFFDVILCGDIIEHLKNTSVFLQKLKQFLKPDGYLVVSIPNFCHGDVILNILLGDFHYTPQGLLDQTHIHFFGLKNIYEDFSNCGYEIHNLHRVIIDVGSTELKVNEEKIHPKLLEFVKSLPDSNVFQYVFTAHPTSEGIENPINDVDLATITEKFIEESHLELRLAIAELLQIVNQKERANLQLVADLQILKSKLMNCYLSVRIFRKCMKILQQYTPMDTKRGAFLNLITFWGNIYYYDGAKMFLKRAKPLIIPFFLKMLK, encoded by the coding sequence ATGCTTCCGTCAAAAAGATATGAACCTGAATTTGTTAATTTAGATGATAATAACAATAGTCAATGCATAGCAATCAAATTAATAGGTACCCAAAAAACAATTTTAGAAATAGGTACATCAACAGGATATGTTAGCAAAATATTAAAAGAATATGATAATATTATTTACGGAGTTGAAATAGATGTAGATGCGGGAAATATTGCAAGAAATTACTGCCAAATGATGATTATTGGCGATGTTGAAACTCTTGAATTAGAGAAATTTTTAAATAAGAACTTTTTTGATGTTATTTTATGTGGCGATATTATTGAGCATCTTAAAAATACCTCTGTTTTTTTACAGAAATTGAAACAATTCCTAAAGCCAGATGGATATTTAGTAGTTTCAATTCCAAATTTTTGCCACGGTGATGTTATTTTAAATATCTTATTAGGAGATTTCCATTATACTCCTCAAGGGTTGCTTGACCAGACCCATATTCATTTTTTTGGATTAAAAAATATTTATGAAGATTTTTCCAACTGTGGATATGAGATACATAATCTTCACAGAGTAATAATTGATGTAGGCTCAACGGAATTGAAAGTTAATGAAGAGAAAATTCATCCAAAATTGCTAGAATTTGTTAAATCCCTTCCTGATTCTAATGTATTTCAATATGTCTTCACAGCCCATCCAACATCCGAAGGAATTGAAAATCCTATTAACGATGTTGATTTAGCTACAATAACTGAAAAATTTATTGAAGAATCACATTTGGAATTGCGTTTAGCGATTGCAGAGCTATTACAAATAGTTAATCAAAAAGAGAGAGCTAATTTGCAATTAGTTGCAGATCTTCAAATTCTTAAAAGTAAACTGATGAATTGTTATTTATCTGTTCGAATTTTTAGGAAATGTATGAAAATTCTTCAACAGTACACTCCTATGGATACAAAAAGAGGAGCATTCCTCAATTTGATTACTTTTTGGGGTAATATCTATTATTATGACGGAGCAAAGATGTTTTTAAAGCGAGCAAAACCATTAATCATCCCATTTTTTCTCAAAATGCTAAAATGA
- a CDS encoding ABC transporter ATP-binding protein, producing the protein MNDVVIRVENVSKIYQLGVINHGTLRNDLQSWWAHLRGREDPNRLIDIYSEEKNRLKGDLFYALDNISFEVKKGEKVGIIGKNGAGKSTLLKILSRITRPTEGRVRINGRIASLLEVGTGFHPELTGRENVYLNGSILGMTRAEITEKFDEIVDFAEVREFIDTPVKRYSSGMYVRLAFAVAAHLEPEILIVDEVLAVGDIAFQKKCIGKMGDISSEGKTVLFVSHSMAAVKQLCPRSLLIRDGKIIADGPSENIIDEYLLQSGSVDGITEATFDEDREKEAQLRKIRVLSQEGKVKYRFSCDEPVILELEMHFNKKIPGLYGYMTISRSDGTLVMQSDSFDSSPNPLDDVEIGTHYFTITIPARSLAPNKYSVYLNFTSNRARSWNVDSPRTVCSFELEDHTSRRGNNRQGFFSTMLEWKECKKRSF; encoded by the coding sequence ATGAATGATGTTGTAATCAGGGTTGAAAATGTCAGTAAAATCTATCAACTCGGTGTTATTAATCATGGAACATTGCGAAATGACCTGCAGAGCTGGTGGGCCCACTTAAGGGGCAGAGAAGATCCAAATCGCCTGATTGATATCTATTCTGAAGAGAAAAACCGATTGAAAGGTGATCTTTTTTATGCACTAGATAACATCTCCTTTGAAGTTAAGAAGGGAGAAAAGGTCGGGATAATCGGGAAAAACGGGGCCGGGAAATCCACCCTCCTGAAGATCTTGTCCCGGATTACTCGTCCGACTGAGGGAAGGGTCCGGATTAACGGAAGAATTGCAAGTTTGCTTGAGGTTGGGACTGGTTTTCATCCCGAACTTACCGGGAGAGAAAATGTCTATCTCAATGGTTCGATTCTAGGGATGACACGGGCAGAGATAACCGAAAAATTCGATGAAATTGTTGATTTTGCTGAAGTTCGCGAATTTATCGATACTCCGGTCAAGCGATATTCAAGCGGGATGTATGTCAGGCTTGCATTTGCTGTGGCTGCCCACCTTGAGCCCGAAATACTGATTGTTGATGAGGTTCTTGCTGTTGGTGATATCGCTTTTCAAAAAAAGTGCATCGGAAAGATGGGTGATATCTCGTCAGAGGGTAAAACTGTGCTTTTTGTCAGCCACAGTATGGCCGCAGTCAAGCAATTATGCCCGAGAAGTCTTTTGATACGTGATGGGAAGATCATCGCTGACGGGCCTTCAGAAAATATTATCGATGAGTACCTTCTGCAGTCTGGTTCGGTGGATGGGATAACAGAAGCAACATTTGATGAAGATCGGGAAAAGGAAGCACAATTAAGGAAAATCCGCGTTTTATCACAGGAAGGGAAAGTGAAATATAGGTTTTCCTGTGATGAACCAGTTATTCTTGAATTAGAAATGCATTTTAATAAAAAGATACCTGGGTTGTATGGGTATATGACGATATCCAGATCTGATGGAACTCTTGTTATGCAATCTGACTCTTTTGACTCTTCCCCGAATCCGCTTGATGACGTGGAAATAGGTACCCATTATTTTACGATAACCATTCCTGCACGATCTCTTGCTCCAAATAAGTATTCAGTATATCTAAACTTTACTAGTAATAGGGCGAGGAGTTGGAATGTTGATTCACCAAGAACGGTCTGCTCTTTTGAGCTGGAGGATCATACTTCCCGGAGGGGGAATAATAGGCAGGGGTTTTTTAGTACGATGTTGGAGTGGAAAGAGTGTAAAAAGAGATCATTTTAG